From the Rhodopirellula islandica genome, the window ATACAAAAGGTCGCCCCGGATGGGGCCGTCGTTGCTGTCGTCGCGTCGCATGACGCGGACGGTTGGCAGTGGGTTGGGTGGCGATGAGGCCCGGCCGTTGAGGGCTGCCCGACGGAACAGTTGAGACAACTGTTCTACTCTGGCTTCGTTCTCCTCGCCCCGGACGGGGCCGACTTGGTTAGCTCGGGGCGGAAGCCCCGAGACATTGGACGCAAGTACAAAAGGTCGCCCCGGATGGGGCCGTCGTTGCTGTCGCCGAGCCGCGTGACGCGAACGGTTGGCAGTGGGCTGGGTGGCGATGAGGGCTGGCCGTTGAGGGCTGCTCGACGGAACAGTTGAGACAACTGTTCTACTCTGGCCTCGTTCTCTCCTCTTCGCTATCAGGACGCCAATAGCAAGCATTTAGCGGCCCAGGCAAACGCCCAAACAATTGGAAGTCGACTCAGTCAACAGCCCGCTAGCGGCGTTTTTTGTTGCCGGGTTTGCCGGACTTCCCGGAGGGTGGTCGTTTGCGGTCCTTGGGCAACGGGGCAGCTTCTACTTCCGGCGTTCCCAATCGCTCGCGGAGTCGATCGGCCATCGTTTTCGGTTTGCTGTCGGAATTTTTCTTTCCATTGGCGCCCGCGGAATCGTTGACTTTGCCATCGACTGTACCGCCACCTTGCAGTGTCGCCGGGTCAAAGTGTGGCTTGGACGGAAGTGTCTTTTTGACCAAGACTCGTTCGCCGATGCCCCACAGACTGCTGGTGATGAAGTAGATGCACAGTCCAGCTGGCACGCGGAAGAAGAACAGGCCCATGACCAAGGTCATGTAGTTCATCATCTTTTGCGTCATCGCGGTTTGTTCATCCGTTGCCGGTGGCATGAACATTTTTTGCTGGGCCAGGAACAGCGAGACCACGATCATCGGCAGGATGTTGAAGTACGGTCCCAACCAACCGGTGCCGCGGCCGGCTAAGTAGTCCCACATCCAGTCGCCCCAGTAGTACATCATGTCGGGAGCGGCCAGGTTCGACGCCCAGGTTGTCCAGGAAGCAAACGCGGCTTGTCGCAGTTCGATGTCCACCGACAGGGTTCGGTACAGGCCGATGAAGATTGGCAACTGCAGGAACATCGGGGCACAGCCTGCCATCGGATTGAAGCCGACGCGTTGCTGCAGTTCCCGTTGGGCTCGGACGCGAGCCTCCATGTCGTCTTTGTGCTTCTCGGCGATCTTCTTCAGTTCAGGGGCCAGCTCTTGCATGCGTTGCGCATTGATCGCCGCTTTTCGCGAAAGCGGGAACATCAGGCCTCGTACGCACAACGTCAGCAGCACGATTGCCAACGCGTAGTTGCCGACGTTGGAGAACAGGTGCAGCAGGCCGCCAAGAGGTTTGGCGACAAACGAGAACCAACCGTAATAGATGCAATCACCCAAGCCGTAGGCTTCCATCACGTCGGGTTGTTTCGGGCCCGCGAACAATCGCAGCGATTGTTTCAGGGAGGATCCCGGGGGCACATCGGCGATGGCGCTGTCGAGGTAGAAGCTGGCGTTGACCGCGCGTTCTTTGTTGTCTGGGACGGCATTGGGGTCGGCGATGATATTCGCGGCAGCGCGACGGAAGGTTTGCAGTGAGGCTTGGCCTTCCGGGGGCAACATCGCGACAGTGAAGTACTGTGCGTCGACGCCGATGTAGCTCAGGTCGCGAGCTGGTGGAGCGGAGTCGGGGGCAAACAACGTTTGGTCGTTTGCTTCGGATTCATTCTTGGCTCGTTTCAGCAACGCGTATCCCGAGACCAGTTCGTGGCCTTCTGCGGTGGTCTTGTAGACGACATCGCGAGCGGCGGAACCGCCCCAGTTGGGACTGATCTTGTTGCTGTACCACCAACCTTCCAGCGTGATGCCGTTGGCACCTTCGATTCGGTAAGCCAGTTCTTGAGCTTCCTCGGCACGGTTGTCGATTTGAACATCCATGTCCAATGAGTAGCTGTCTGGCTTCAGCGAGTAAGTTCGTTGCAGCCCCACCGATTTGCCTGAGGCCGGCTTCATCTCGGAATCGGACAGTTGCAGTTGGTAGGAAACTTGGTCGCCGTTCTGAGAGGCGTCCCAGATCAGATCGCCCGTGTCGACCATTCCCTCGATGGTTTTCTCGCCCGATTGAATTTCGCGTCGTCCCACGCGGCCCACGGTCAGCAAGCACGACAGTCGAGAGAGGTTGCCTTCGACCTCGTCATCGCCGCCGTGCTCGGCCAAGCGGACCAGGTCCAAGGGATGCTCGGACAAGGTGGTTTTGAATTCAATCGGTTTTTCGTTTCGCAGAACCGTGACCGTGGCGTCTTCGCCCGGTTTGGTTTCCAGCATCGCTTCCCGAAGCATCGACAGGTTGTTGACGTTGGTGTCGTTGAAACCGGTGATGATATCGCCCGGCTTCAGTCCGCCTGGCACGCTCGAGGCGGTTGCCAGATCAGCTGGCGTGCCGGGGCCGACCACGTTGACTCGGATGCCAAGGTCGGTGGCGGCGGGGTCCGCGGCCAAATAACCGAGGTAACCGGAGCGGACGTCGACGCGTCGATACTTCAGGCGACCGTTTTCTTTTCGTTCGGTCAGTTCGATCCGTTCAATGCCACCGCCGCGACTGTTCAGGGTGACCAGCATCACATAGCCACTGGCCGCGTCCATCGAACCGAGCGTTGACCAGGTCGGCGATTCGGGGCGAGTGATCGCGTCGGCATCCTCCGGGGCCTGTTCACTGTCGCCGGGCGCATCCGGGTCCGTGTCAGCCACCAAGTCCTCCGCTGACTCGACGGTTTCGCCATCGATTTCGGCGACCACGTCTTCCTCGGGGGGCAGTGGTGGCGCGAACATGGTCCGGAGGGACATGTAGATCAGGAAAAACGCCATCGACGAGAGGATGAACGAAAAGAGTCGGCGTTCCACAGAAATGTCGGCCAATCAGAAGGGAGGCGGGTGAGGAAGCCCGCTATTCTTGCCGCCCGATGCGTTCTTGAAAAGCCAAACTCCTTGCGTGGAGCAGCCGAGAGGCTCAAAAACGCGGCCTCATGCCGTCAAAGGCAGCGGCGTTTCGCCCAATCGTTTCAGATAAGCCTGCAGTTCGGACTCGGAAATCCCCTGTTTGGAACGATCCAGCACAATCCAGGGGCGAGCCTTGCGGATCACACCTTTTTCAAGGAATTCGCCAAACAGTCGCAGTTGCAGGTGCCCTTCGCGACGAAGATCGGTCGTGAAGGGGGCATCGGTGGGGGCCAGAAGCACCGCAATCGAGCCCGTTTCGCCATGCAACTTCACGGTCGAGATCGGCGGGCTGCCGTCGCCCAGCGTGTCGCCTTCATCAAAGATTGCTCCACAATCACCCAGGGCCGTGAGATCCAAGGTTGGATGGGTATCGAGCAGCAGGGTTTGAATCGACAGCGTGGGCTCGATCACCAAGCGGGTTTCGGTGGCTTCGATCACGCGCAAAGCCAGTCGCAACGAATACTGGCTGTCGCCCTGTGGGAGAGTCACATTCCAAACATCACCGCGGATCGATTGTTCCGTGGCGACGGGAAGCGTGTCGTCTCCCACCGGCAACAGGCTGACATGCAACGACCCGTCGGGGTCACCGAAGCTGATTCCATTGGAACCTCCCGCGGTGTGGCAAACCCAATCGTGACCATCCGCATTCCAGTGCGCTGTGTAGCACTGGCCGGCGCTTTGGTCGCGGGCGGCACCAGGTGTTGGGGCCGCGAAATCTTGAAATTGCCACATGGGGATCAGCTCGTTTGTTTGCTTAGCTCTTGTATTCGGCGTCGAAGAACTCTTTGCTGCCTTCCACGTCAGCTTTGATTGTACGCGAGCCTTCTTGCCAGTTGGCAGGGCAGACTTCGCCGTTGGTTTCAAAGTACTGAAGGGCTTTGACCATTCGCATGGCTTCGTCGACGCTGCGGCCGAGTGGCAGGTCGTTGACGACTTGGTGACGCACGAAGCCCTTTTGGTCGATCAAGAACAGTCCACGCAGAGCGACACCGCCGTCGAGCAGCACGTCGTAGTCACGCGAGATTTGTTTGTTCAAATCGGCGACCAAGGGGTAATCCGTCTTGCCGATGCCGCCTTCATTGCGAGGCGTGTTGGTCCATGCCAAGTGCGTGAAGTGGCTGTCAATCGAGACACCGATGATGTTCACGCCGAGGGCTTCGAACTCTTTGGCTCGGTCGCTGAACGCGATGATTTCGGTTGGGCAAACGAAGGTGAAGTCGAGTGGCCAGAAGAACAGCAGGACGTACTTGCCCTCGTAGTCCGACAACTTGAAGTCGTCTTTGAACGTGCCATCGGGCATGACGGCGGTGGCGGTGAAGTCAGGGGCTTTTTGGGTGACCAAAACACTCATGGTGAAGCTTGCTTTCTAAAAAAGAGTGAAACGTGTTGGTGAATGGAGATCGGGATCAGTCGCGAAGGTTCGAATCGAAGACGCGAACTTCGGCCCAGTTGGGTTTTTGACGCTCGATGAATTCCAAGTGCCGGGGGGCGGTTTGGTAAGCATCGTGGGCGGCACGGTTTTCGAAAACGGTGTGCAGGGCCACGTCGTAGTCCATGTTGACCGGGCGGTCGTAGTCAGGCTCGCAGCGACCCACGGCAAAGTCCACCAACCCGGGGTGGTCGTTCAGGTAGGTTTGACAATCGTCCAGCAGCGCGTTGATGGTTTCGTCGCTGCGGTCTTTGGTCGTGAAGAAGACTTGATGGGCGAGTCGAGACATGGTGCTCACGAAGGATCGGAAAAAGGTCAGAAACGCTGCTTCGTGGACAGGACGACGAAGCCGGCGTGGCCGAAATCAAGATGGCTCGTCGGTGATTCTAGCCGCCGCATCAATTGGCTTGAACCGGTCGCCCGCCGCCAACAGGAGGTCGCCGTGGGGTGTACTGGCAGCAATCCTGCGGGCACACATCATGCCAAGCCCCCAGGTCACCCAGAGCGGGTTTTTCGTTCGAAACGCCCAGGCGTTCTTGGACCAAGCCGCAGATCATTTCGACAAAGTCAGGGTGCGTCCCCACCGACGAGGCTCGCGCCATTTTGATCCCACGCTGCTGGCAGAGCTGAGCGGCTTCTTCGTCCAAATCGAACAGCACTTCCATGTGGTCGCTGACGAAACCAATCGGCAAAATCACCAGCGTGTTCAGTTTCTGTGCTTCGTCCATCTCGACGATTGCGTCCAAGACGTCTGGTTCCAACCACGGTTGCGAGGGCGGGCCACTGCGGCTTTGGTAGACCAGGTCCCAGTCCGTCGCACCGCAGGCATTGGCAACCAGACGACATGATTCACGCAGCTGTTTTTCGTAATCGCAGTTGTCTGCCATTCCCATCGGGATGCTGTGCGCGGTGAACAGCACCTTGGTCTCCGCCGGTGAAACACCGATTGTCTGGGCCGCTTTGGAAAGGTTGTCCGACACCGCCGCGATGAATCCTGGATGGTTGAATCCCATCCGAACCTTTTCGACCAACGGGGCGCCCTCGCCGACCTCTTCACGAGCCTGGATGATGTTTTCGCGGTACTGGCGACATCCGCTGTAGCTGCTGAACATGCTGGTGAAGAACGCCAACGATCTTTGCTTGCCGTCTGCCTTCATCTGGCGAAGAGTGTCCGCAAAGGTCGGGTCCCAGTTGCGGTTGCCCCAGTAAATCGGCAAGCCAATTCCGTTGGCGTCAAAGCGTTCTTGCAGGGCCGCGATGAGCTGACGGTTTTGCTCGTTGATCGGGCTGACGCCGCCGAAGTGTCGGTAGTGCTCCACCACTTCCAGCATGCGTTCACGCGGCACATTCTTGCCTCGCAAAACGTTTTCCAAGAACGGAATCACGTCGTCCTGGCCTTCGGGGCCGCCAAAGGACACCAGTAAAAACGAATCGTAGGGAGGCAGTTCACTCATGTTGGGAAGTCACGAAGGCGGCGGTTGGACGAGATGTGCGATGGCCTTCCAAGGCCGTCGACCCTGATTCTGATGGCCTTGGAAGGCCATCGTACGGAGTGATCAACCAACTGTCGGGCGGCAGACCATTAAGACGAAGTGTCAACTCCACCGTGGCCCAACGGCGGCGGCTGGTTGTTGACGCCAAGACAAACCGACTCAGTAGATGTCTTGAGGCGGGAGGTTGTCCGCATCGAGGTCGTCTTCGGTGATGATCCGAAAGCCTTTTTCGCTGAGCGTTTTCATCGCCAAGTCGATGTTTTCCACCATGATCGCGACCGCGGGTTTGCCGTGTGGACGCACGAACAATGGGTAAGCCTGAATGATATTCAATTCGGCTTGCAGCAGCGCCGTGCAAACTCGGAGCAACGGTTGGGGGCCTTCAGGAAGTTCGACGCCGACCAAGTCGGATTCGATGATGGCCAGTCCAGCGCGTTCCAGAATCTCGCGACCGCGGTCCGCATCGCTGATCAGGAAACGAACGAACGCACATTCTGCGGCATCATTGATTGACAGGGCCACAATTCGAATCCCAGTCCCCTCGAATCGACGCACGACTTCGAGCAATTGCCCGACTCGGTTCTCGAGAAAAATGGTGAACTGACGGATCGCGGGGAATTCGCGACCGTGCATGGTTTCGAATTGCGTGTCGGCACCGGCTCCAAAGCTCATGCTCGCAATCTCTTGTTAGCGGCAAAAAGGCGTAATCGCCGGAGTCTACCGGTCGGTTCATCGCACGGCAAACCGTCTGGTTTCGCGATTTGATGCAGGGTACCGCATGGATGCAAGCATTTTCGGGTGCGAATTGGATTTCGGCGACGAAGCGAAATGATCGCTGGGCGACCGCAGTGGTGCCAAATTGAGTGGTGCAATCGCCTGAGGTCTGCCGTGCAGCCTTAAGCGGGTGGGCTGGCGCGCCGTTTGCCTCCCTTGAGTGGTGCTTTTCTATGTCCACGGCAAACGCGGACACTCAACATCACCAACAAAAGGTTCCCCCATGAAATTCCTCCATCGCCAACAACCCCTGCTTCGTTCTTTGGTCGCGACCGCTGCCGTTTCTTTCCCGCTCGCCTGCACGCCAGTCGCGATGGGGCAAACGGGAGACTTTGATCCGGAGGACCGAGGCAGCAAAGTCGAAGACGATGCCTGGTACGACATCTCGGAATGGTTTGACGGAAACGACTACAACCCGACGGACGAGGCTATCGGACGCTGGGACGATGAGGTCTTTTCCTACGAAGAAGCTCGCACAAGCAGCGACTCAGACAATGACCAATTGATCATTCCTGCTGACACGTTTTATGGCGAGGACTACAACGAAAGTCATGTGTCGTACGAGGATCGGGATAAAGACGGAACCTACGAGCGATCCACTCGGTACATCGATCGTGACGGAGACTACCTGAACGATGCCTACGTCTCTTACGTCGACGAAGATGGCGATGGCACGTACGACAGCTATGACTACTCGGAGCTAGGCAACACGTCCAAAAACGCGGTGCCTCCATCCGCGATCGCTCAATCCGTGAAAGAAGGTTTGAGTGGCAAGCGTCATGAAGTGATGGGCACGGTTCGCGATATCAAGACCGTCCAGCGAGGCAACGAGTACTCGATGATGATGCAGGTCAATTCACAAGACGGAAAAGATGTCTGGATCGATCTCGGCGGACATGCAACAGGAGTCCAGCTCTTCAAGGATGACCAAGCCACTTTCTACGGACCGATGGTGAAACGAGGCGAGAAGGAGGTGCTGGTGGCGACCGCTGTCGATCTGCCGAAACACGGAATGTACAAGGTGGAACGATCCGGCAGTCGCTACACGGGTGAGGTTCAGTCAACCAAGACGGCCACGGTTCGCGGGCAAGAGCATTTGGTCGTCAAGTTGAAAACCAAGAACGACAAAATGATGACCGTCGACATGGGACTCGCCTCGGAGGCAAAGAAACCGAGCGAAGGAGAAAAAGTCACCGTCACAGGGGTGCCAGTCAAAATGGGCGACCGAGTCATCCTGATCGCTGATCAAAAGCAGAGCTGATCAGGATTGTGTTCCGTTCGCCGCAAACCAGTGCACCAACTCTAAGGCGAGTGGTCTGTCTATAGAGGTCGATTGCGGTGTCTTGTTGTCCCTTGCGGGGGCCGCGCGGGGGATCGAGCGTGTTTTCGGCACGTAAGTTCCACTGGCGATCGCGCGGCTCTCGTCCGCTGCGGCCCCGCAAGCGAGGGCAATCTTCCCGAAAAATCTATAGGTTTGGGTGGTGAAATAGGCCGGGGAATGTGTCATATTTGCATGCTAATGTGAAAAGCGATTGACTTAACGCGTGCGTTGAGCATGATTCCTGCGCGTTACCCGCATTTCGCTCTTTGTCCCAATCACGCGGTTTCAATCTGCCGGGTGGTCACGTGGCCAAATGAAAAAAGAAGTTTCCCGATCTGCTAATGTCACGATCGATCTTAATTCTATGGAGTCATTTCTATGAAGTTTTGTCACTTTAAAATGCTCGGTTTGGCTGCGTTGGTGTGCGTGGCTGCAATCAGTGGTTGCACCGAATCGAAACCAGCAGCGACGTCGACCGACGAGTTGACTCAGTTCTTGAATGACAACCCCGAGCTGAAGGAGCCGAAGGACGAAGTTCCTGCATCGGATCCATCCAAGCCCTGATGCTTTGATTTGACATCCGGGTGGTGCGTTCTCGCTGGCGAGACCGCCTCTCATGCACTTTTTGATCGCTCTTTTTTCGAAGAAGGAATTTTCTATGAATGCTTCCAGAAAGCATCAGGGCTTCACGTTGGTGGAGTTGCTGGTGGTGATCGCCATCATTGGCGTTTTGGTCGGTTTGCTTTTACCGGCCGTCCAGGCTGCTCGTGAAGCCGCTCGCCGAATGAGTTGCAGCAACAACTTCAAGCAACTTGGTTTGGCAATTCACAACTATCACTCGGCTTACAACGCGATGCCGAAGCACGGTTCAGGGACCTACACCGATTATCCAACGGACAACGGGATCAACCCGCCCGGCGGAAACCGATCGGATTTGTCTGTTTTGGTAGGCATGTTGCCGTTCGTCGAGCAGCAAGGATTGTGGGAAGTGATCAGCAACCCAACGGCTTCCGGTTTCCAGGCGATGGGGCCTTGGCCCAATCGTCAATTGGCTGCCCACGCTGCTGTTCCTTATGATCCGTGGCTGACCAACATTCCTACCTTTCGTTGCCCCAGTGATCCCGGCGTTGGCTTGCCCGCTCACGGTCGTACGAACTATGCCGTGTGCCTCGGTGACTCGGGAACGTTGTGCGACGTTGGTGACACCACCGACTTGGGTAACAGTCGCGGTTTGCGGATCTATCAACAAACGGCCTGTCGCGGGGCTTTCATTCCCCGGACGCAAACCAAGTTCCGCGGGATCTTGGATGGTCTGTCCAACACCATTGCAATGGGCGAAATCATCACCGACTTGGGTGACTACGACACTCGCTCTCACGCAGTGGACAGCCCTGTTGAGGTTTGGCGTGAAAACAACGCGTTGTCGTGTCGGCAGTACATCGATGTGGACCGCCCTCAGTTCTGGCGGAACGATGGTTCCACACCATTCACCGGAGATTCAGAGCAGCGTCGCGGTTTTAAATGGGCACTCGCTCGCCCGTTGTACACGGGCTTCGTCACTGTCCTGGCTCCTAACGATGAGTTGTGTTTCCAAGGCAACCAGGAACGGGAAGGCGACGTCACGCCCAGCAGTCGTCACCAAGGTGGCGTGCATGTCCTGATGTGCGACGGTGCGGTCAAGTTCATCACGGACTCGATCGAAGCCGGCAACAGCAACAGCGCTCAAGTGCGACACGGTGGCGGATTCTTGACCCCTGGTTCGCCATCACCGTTCGGCGTCTGGGGAGCCTTGGGCACTCGCGCCGCGAAAGAAATCATCGACGCAGAATTCTGAGTTCTGGCTGTGCGAGACTTCTTGTTGGTCGTTTGAGACTTTGAGCGACGTTGGTCGCTCAGGTCGGTTGGCTCTCGCGGTGAAAAGCGATCACCGCGGTGTCGGCATTCAGATTGGGATCGTTGTCGGGTTCAATGCGTTGACCCTGG encodes:
- a CDS encoding DUF1559 domain-containing protein; protein product: MNASRKHQGFTLVELLVVIAIIGVLVGLLLPAVQAAREAARRMSCSNNFKQLGLAIHNYHSAYNAMPKHGSGTYTDYPTDNGINPPGGNRSDLSVLVGMLPFVEQQGLWEVISNPTASGFQAMGPWPNRQLAAHAAVPYDPWLTNIPTFRCPSDPGVGLPAHGRTNYAVCLGDSGTLCDVGDTTDLGNSRGLRIYQQTACRGAFIPRTQTKFRGILDGLSNTIAMGEIITDLGDYDTRSHAVDSPVEVWRENNALSCRQYIDVDRPQFWRNDGSTPFTGDSEQRRGFKWALARPLYTGFVTVLAPNDELCFQGNQEREGDVTPSSRHQGGVHVLMCDGAVKFITDSIEAGNSNSAQVRHGGGFLTPGSPSPFGVWGALGTRAAKEIIDAEF
- a CDS encoding acetolactate synthase translates to MSFGAGADTQFETMHGREFPAIRQFTIFLENRVGQLLEVVRRFEGTGIRIVALSINDAAECAFVRFLISDADRGREILERAGLAIIESDLVGVELPEGPQPLLRVCTALLQAELNIIQAYPLFVRPHGKPAVAIMVENIDLAMKTLSEKGFRIITEDDLDADNLPPQDIY
- a CDS encoding YidC/Oxa1 family insertase periplasmic-domain containing protein, which encodes MERRLFSFILSSMAFFLIYMSLRTMFAPPLPPEEDVVAEIDGETVESAEDLVADTDPDAPGDSEQAPEDADAITRPESPTWSTLGSMDAASGYVMLVTLNSRGGGIERIELTERKENGRLKYRRVDVRSGYLGYLAADPAATDLGIRVNVVGPGTPADLATASSVPGGLKPGDIITGFNDTNVNNLSMLREAMLETKPGEDATVTVLRNEKPIEFKTTLSEHPLDLVRLAEHGGDDEVEGNLSRLSCLLTVGRVGRREIQSGEKTIEGMVDTGDLIWDASQNGDQVSYQLQLSDSEMKPASGKSVGLQRTYSLKPDSYSLDMDVQIDNRAEEAQELAYRIEGANGITLEGWWYSNKISPNWGGSAARDVVYKTTAEGHELVSGYALLKRAKNESEANDQTLFAPDSAPPARDLSYIGVDAQYFTVAMLPPEGQASLQTFRRAAANIIADPNAVPDNKERAVNASFYLDSAIADVPPGSSLKQSLRLFAGPKQPDVMEAYGLGDCIYYGWFSFVAKPLGGLLHLFSNVGNYALAIVLLTLCVRGLMFPLSRKAAINAQRMQELAPELKKIAEKHKDDMEARVRAQRELQQRVGFNPMAGCAPMFLQLPIFIGLYRTLSVDIELRQAAFASWTTWASNLAAPDMMYYWGDWMWDYLAGRGTGWLGPYFNILPMIVVSLFLAQQKMFMPPATDEQTAMTQKMMNYMTLVMGLFFFRVPAGLCIYFITSSLWGIGERVLVKKTLPSKPHFDPATLQGGGTVDGKVNDSAGANGKKNSDSKPKTMADRLRERLGTPEVEAAPLPKDRKRPPSGKSGKPGNKKRR
- a CDS encoding Dabb family protein, whose amino-acid sequence is MSRLAHQVFFTTKDRSDETINALLDDCQTYLNDHPGLVDFAVGRCEPDYDRPVNMDYDVALHTVFENRAAHDAYQTAPRHLEFIERQKPNWAEVRVFDSNLRD
- a CDS encoding peroxiredoxin, whose translation is MSVLVTQKAPDFTATAVMPDGTFKDDFKLSDYEGKYVLLFFWPLDFTFVCPTEIIAFSDRAKEFEALGVNIIGVSIDSHFTHLAWTNTPRNEGGIGKTDYPLVADLNKQISRDYDVLLDGGVALRGLFLIDQKGFVRHQVVNDLPLGRSVDEAMRMVKALQYFETNGEVCPANWQEGSRTIKADVEGSKEFFDAEYKS
- a CDS encoding ferrochelatase, with protein sequence MSELPPYDSFLLVSFGGPEGQDDVIPFLENVLRGKNVPRERMLEVVEHYRHFGGVSPINEQNRQLIAALQERFDANGIGLPIYWGNRNWDPTFADTLRQMKADGKQRSLAFFTSMFSSYSGCRQYRENIIQAREEVGEGAPLVEKVRMGFNHPGFIAAVSDNLSKAAQTIGVSPAETKVLFTAHSIPMGMADNCDYEKQLRESCRLVANACGATDWDLVYQSRSGPPSQPWLEPDVLDAIVEMDEAQKLNTLVILPIGFVSDHMEVLFDLDEEAAQLCQQRGIKMARASSVGTHPDFVEMICGLVQERLGVSNEKPALGDLGAWHDVCPQDCCQYTPRRPPVGGGRPVQAN